One Mycobacteroides abscessus ATCC 19977 genomic window carries:
- a CDS encoding DUF167 domain-containing protein, whose protein sequence is MSERTVVCVIKPGSRKGPAVEVADDGALTLFVREPAIDGKANKAAIALLAEYLDVPKSTVRLVAGQTSRLKRFSVG, encoded by the coding sequence GTGAGCGAGCGCACAGTGGTCTGCGTCATCAAGCCGGGCAGCCGCAAGGGTCCGGCGGTAGAGGTTGCCGACGATGGCGCACTGACGCTGTTCGTGCGCGAGCCGGCCATCGACGGCAAGGCCAACAAGGCAGCGATCGCGTTGCTGGCGGAGTACCTGGATGTTCCGAAATCGACGGTACGGCTGGTTGCCGGGCAGACCAGCAGACTGAAGCGATTCTCGGTCGGATAA
- a CDS encoding leucyl aminopeptidase, translated as MSAYTAPSFTLATSIPQRGVSAAVLLVGVRPSDKDSDKSPRVVDAQLLDKAAVKSIEAALTAVGATGSAEQLTRVVVDGLPVASVLAVGLGKADDAETIRRAAAVAARSLDNVEILVTTLSERDVDATVQGLVLGGYRFAEFRSAKTAPKDAGLQKVTLLVGDKGRAQKEAMERGAAVATAVVTARDFVNTPPSHLFPAEFAKRAKALATAEGIEVEVLDEKELAKGGYGGIVGVGKGSSRPPRLVRLTYRGAKGKKAKSVALVGKGITFDTGGISIKPAGGMENMTSDMGGAAAVIAVTLLAARQQLPIDVIATVPMAENMPSSTAQRPGDVLTQLDGTTVEVINTDAEGRLILADAIVRACRDQPDYLIDTATLTGAQVVALGTRTPGVMGTDEFRDRVSAISQSVGENGWAMPLPEELRDDLKSRVADLANVTNHRNGGMLAAGQYLREFVADGVQWAHIDVAGPAYNTGGPWGYTPKGGTGVPVRTIFGVLEDIAANG; from the coding sequence ATGAGCGCATACACGGCACCTTCGTTCACCCTGGCCACATCCATTCCGCAGCGCGGAGTCTCCGCCGCGGTGCTGCTGGTGGGTGTACGCCCCAGTGACAAGGACTCCGACAAGAGCCCCAGAGTGGTCGACGCGCAACTGCTGGACAAGGCGGCCGTCAAGTCCATCGAAGCCGCGCTCACGGCGGTCGGGGCGACGGGCTCCGCCGAGCAGCTCACCCGGGTCGTGGTCGACGGGTTGCCGGTGGCCAGCGTGCTGGCTGTCGGGCTGGGCAAGGCCGACGACGCCGAGACGATCCGCCGCGCCGCGGCAGTGGCCGCCCGCTCGCTCGACAATGTCGAGATCCTGGTGACCACGCTGTCCGAACGTGACGTCGACGCCACCGTGCAGGGCCTGGTGCTGGGCGGATACCGCTTCGCCGAGTTCCGCAGCGCCAAGACCGCCCCCAAGGACGCGGGTCTGCAGAAGGTTACGTTGCTCGTCGGCGACAAGGGCCGTGCGCAGAAAGAGGCCATGGAACGCGGTGCCGCGGTGGCGACTGCCGTCGTAACTGCCCGTGATTTTGTGAACACCCCGCCGAGCCACCTTTTCCCCGCCGAGTTTGCAAAGCGCGCAAAGGCTTTGGCAACCGCCGAGGGCATCGAGGTGGAGGTGCTCGACGAGAAGGAGCTGGCCAAGGGCGGCTACGGCGGCATCGTCGGCGTCGGCAAGGGCTCCTCGCGTCCGCCACGGCTGGTGCGGCTGACCTATCGCGGCGCGAAGGGCAAGAAAGCCAAGTCGGTGGCGCTGGTGGGCAAGGGCATCACCTTCGACACCGGCGGCATCTCGATCAAGCCGGCCGGCGGCATGGAGAACATGACCTCCGATATGGGCGGTGCGGCAGCGGTTATCGCCGTCACCTTGCTGGCCGCGCGCCAGCAGCTGCCGATCGACGTGATCGCGACCGTGCCGATGGCCGAGAACATGCCCTCATCGACGGCGCAGCGTCCCGGTGATGTGCTGACCCAGTTGGATGGCACCACCGTCGAGGTGATCAACACCGACGCCGAGGGCCGCCTGATCCTCGCCGACGCGATCGTGCGGGCCTGCCGGGACCAGCCGGACTACCTGATCGACACCGCGACGCTGACCGGTGCGCAGGTTGTGGCGCTCGGCACCCGCACCCCCGGGGTGATGGGCACCGACGAGTTCCGCGACCGGGTGTCGGCCATCTCGCAGTCGGTTGGCGAGAACGGCTGGGCCATGCCGCTGCCCGAGGAGCTGCGCGACGATCTGAAGTCCCGGGTGGCAGACCTGGCCAATGTCACCAATCACCGCAACGGCGGCATGCTCGCCGCCGGCCAGTACCTGCGCGAGTTCGTCGCCGACGGGGTCCAGTGGGCGCACATCGACGTCGCCGGTCCCGCGTACAACACCGGCGGGCCGTGGGGTTACACGCCCAAGGGCGGCACCGGCGTGCCGGTGCGGACCATCTTTGGGGTGCTGGAGGACATCGCCGCCAACGGGTGA